In a genomic window of Curtobacterium sp. MCBD17_035:
- a CDS encoding MarR family transcriptional regulator — protein MSVEVPARPDRATPHASLSSDLRMTVNRLSRTLRAQKADASVPDAQFSALAQLHRNGPRSLADLSDAEGITPPSMTKTVNALIERGLVRKTEDAVDKRKVLISATDAGAAFVRETRRRRDAWLAPRIAKLTPAERRTLADATDILRRLTQQ, from the coding sequence GTGTCCGTCGAAGTCCCCGCTCGCCCCGACCGGGCGACACCGCACGCATCGCTGAGCAGCGACCTGCGGATGACCGTCAACCGCCTGTCCCGGACCCTCCGCGCCCAGAAGGCCGACGCCTCCGTCCCGGATGCCCAGTTCTCCGCCCTCGCGCAACTGCACCGGAACGGTCCTCGCTCCCTGGCCGACCTCAGCGATGCCGAGGGCATCACGCCCCCCTCGATGACGAAGACCGTGAACGCCCTCATTGAACGCGGGCTGGTCCGGAAGACCGAGGACGCCGTCGACAAGCGCAAGGTCCTGATCAGCGCCACCGATGCCGGTGCCGCCTTCGTCCGGGAGACCCGTCGTCGCCGCGACGCCTGGCTCGCGCCCCGCATCGCCAAGCTCACACCCGCCGAACGGCGCACCCTCGCCGACGCCACCGACATCCTGAGGAGGCTCACCCAGCAGTGA
- a CDS encoding MFS transporter encodes MFSSLSGRNYRIWFSGALVSNVGTWMQRTAQDWIVLTQFTHDSAVAVGITMAFQFGPQLVLMPITGLVADRFDRRRTLMVTQALMGALGLALGIMVVTGAASLLSVYGFALALGIVAAFDTPVRQAFVSDVVLGENVANAVALNSASFNGARLIGPAIAGVLITAIGSGWVFVINAASFLAVLIALRFVDPAQLARRIRPKRGKGQIRAGFTYVRTRPDIVVVLCMIFMVGTFGLNFPIFTSTMARVEFHRGAGEFGLLNSVMAIGSVLGALLSARRERPRLRLLVVASTGFGLACAVAAVMPTYATFAILLVFVGLSAMTFMTTANALVQTTTEPAMRGRVMALYMAIFAGGTPIGAPIVGAVADSWGPRWALGVGALSGFVALAIALVWLSRFQHLRLRYDADSRLHLAVTSSIPVVGGRRARAAMQAEFASEEAVANRTSSA; translated from the coding sequence ATGTTCAGTTCCCTCTCGGGACGCAACTACCGCATCTGGTTCTCCGGCGCCCTCGTGTCGAACGTCGGCACGTGGATGCAGCGCACCGCGCAGGACTGGATCGTCCTGACCCAGTTCACCCACGACAGCGCCGTCGCCGTCGGTATCACGATGGCGTTCCAGTTCGGGCCGCAGCTCGTGCTCATGCCGATCACCGGACTCGTCGCCGACCGGTTCGACCGCCGGCGCACCCTGATGGTCACGCAGGCCCTCATGGGAGCGCTCGGTCTCGCACTCGGGATCATGGTGGTCACGGGCGCTGCCTCGCTCCTGTCGGTCTACGGGTTCGCGCTCGCGCTCGGCATCGTCGCCGCCTTCGACACCCCCGTGCGCCAGGCCTTCGTGTCGGACGTCGTCCTGGGCGAGAACGTCGCGAACGCCGTCGCACTCAACTCCGCCTCGTTCAACGGTGCCCGACTCATCGGCCCCGCGATCGCCGGCGTGCTCATCACCGCCATCGGTTCCGGCTGGGTGTTCGTGATCAACGCAGCGTCGTTCCTGGCGGTGCTCATCGCGCTGCGGTTCGTCGACCCGGCACAGCTCGCTCGGCGCATCCGGCCGAAGCGCGGCAAGGGTCAGATCCGCGCGGGGTTCACCTACGTCCGCACCCGCCCCGACATCGTCGTGGTGCTCTGCATGATCTTCATGGTGGGGACGTTCGGCCTCAACTTCCCGATCTTCACGTCCACCATGGCGCGCGTGGAGTTCCACCGCGGCGCGGGCGAGTTCGGGCTGCTCAACTCGGTCATGGCGATCGGTTCGGTGCTCGGTGCACTCCTGTCGGCCCGTCGCGAACGTCCGCGCCTGCGCCTGCTCGTCGTCGCGTCCACGGGCTTCGGGCTCGCATGCGCCGTCGCCGCGGTCATGCCCACGTACGCCACGTTCGCGATCCTGCTCGTGTTCGTCGGGCTCTCCGCCATGACGTTCATGACCACCGCCAACGCCCTCGTCCAGACGACCACCGAACCGGCGATGCGCGGCCGGGTGATGGCGCTGTACATGGCGATCTTCGCGGGTGGCACACCCATCGGAGCGCCGATCGTCGGCGCCGTGGCCGACTCCTGGGGTCCGCGGTGGGCGCTCGGCGTCGGGGCCCTGTCGGGGTTCGTCGCCCTCGCGATCGCGCTCGTCTGGTTGTCCCGGTTCCAGCACCTCCGACTCCGGTACGACGCGGACAGTCGGCTCCACCTGGCCGTGACGAGCTCGATCCCGGTGGTCGGCGGGCGTCGGGCGCGCGCGGCGATGCAGGCCGAGTTCGCCTCGGAGGAAGCCGTCGCGAACCGCACCAGCTCCGCCTGA
- a CDS encoding inorganic phosphate transporter, producing the protein MDVLVTVVLVIVVALVFDFTNGFHDTANAMATSVATGALRPRTAVLISASLNLVGAFLSTEVASTVSQGIINEGQSGIEITPVMIFAGLVGAVLWNLATWYLGLPSSSTHALFGGLIGAAVIGAGFQSVSWTTVVSKVVLPALFSPVIAGVIALVATFVAYRFTRNATTHGAATGFRHGQTISASLVSLAHGTNDAQKTMGVITLTLVAAHYQDSGTGPELWVILACGLAIGLGTYTGGWRIMRTVGKRISDVQSPQGFAAETSSAATILISSHLGFALSTTHVTSGSVVGSGLGKRLADVHWGVVGRIASAWVITLPAAAVAGGIATWIASSSAIGLVIVALLAVAGGGTFVMLARRKPITHENVNDEPAPEREPVAAGAEA; encoded by the coding sequence GCCCTGGTGTTCGACTTCACGAACGGGTTCCACGACACCGCCAACGCGATGGCCACGTCCGTCGCGACCGGTGCACTCAGACCGCGCACCGCGGTGCTCATCTCGGCGTCGCTCAACCTCGTCGGCGCGTTCCTGTCCACGGAGGTCGCCTCGACGGTGTCGCAGGGGATCATCAACGAGGGCCAGAGCGGCATCGAGATCACGCCCGTCATGATCTTCGCCGGCCTGGTCGGCGCCGTGCTCTGGAACCTCGCCACGTGGTACCTCGGCCTGCCGTCGAGCTCGACCCACGCGTTGTTCGGCGGTCTCATCGGTGCCGCGGTCATCGGCGCCGGGTTCCAGTCGGTGAGCTGGACCACCGTGGTGTCGAAGGTCGTCCTGCCGGCCCTGTTCTCCCCCGTGATCGCGGGCGTCATCGCACTCGTCGCGACGTTCGTGGCCTACCGCTTCACCCGGAACGCGACGACGCACGGTGCCGCGACGGGGTTCCGGCACGGGCAGACGATCTCGGCGTCGCTGGTGTCCCTGGCCCACGGGACGAACGACGCGCAGAAGACGATGGGCGTCATCACGCTCACGCTCGTCGCGGCGCACTACCAGGACTCCGGGACCGGCCCCGAGCTGTGGGTGATCCTCGCCTGCGGCCTGGCGATCGGCCTCGGCACCTACACCGGCGGCTGGCGGATCATGCGGACGGTCGGCAAGCGGATCTCGGACGTCCAGTCGCCCCAGGGGTTCGCCGCCGAGACGAGTTCGGCCGCGACGATCCTCATCTCGAGCCACCTCGGGTTCGCCCTGTCGACGACGCACGTGACGAGCGGGTCCGTCGTCGGGTCGGGCCTCGGCAAGCGGCTCGCCGACGTGCACTGGGGCGTGGTCGGGAGGATCGCCTCGGCCTGGGTGATCACGCTCCCCGCCGCCGCGGTGGCCGGCGGCATCGCGACCTGGATCGCGTCGTCCTCGGCGATCGGGCTCGTCATCGTGGCGTTGCTCGCGGTCGCCGGTGGCGGGACCTTCGTGATGCTCGCCCGACGCAAGCCGATCACGCACGAGAACGTGAACGACGAGCCGGCCCCGGAGCGCGAGCCGGTCGCCGCCGGAGCGGAGGCCTGA